A single window of Streptomyces sp. NBC_00464 DNA harbors:
- a CDS encoding PucR family transcriptional regulator, with protein sequence MSYAVQRASELALDKTTATALRAALKTTADEVVQAIIDEVPPYAHALSGRMGATIRRAVRTALGHYLDLASGNATGGDAGDAAYELGRGEVRDGRSMDALLSAYRVGARVAWRCLAAGAVPAGLPAAEVAKFAELTFAYIDELSAASAAGHADELAARGRAHERHLEHLARDLLAGASPDVLLASGQRARWQPPVSLTAVLLPAAQARPAYRTLDPSTLVLDDLPNATGVLLVPDADRSRLLRQLTDRAAVVGPARPWTHASASYARALRARSFSSDIRDTEDHLPDLVLSADVDAFADLRARALAPLRTLPTATARRLEETLRAWLLHQGRRDEVAAALFVHPQTVRYRMSQLRELFPDLASPRRVLELTLAVGLRVS encoded by the coding sequence ATGAGCTATGCAGTCCAGAGGGCCAGCGAACTGGCCCTGGATAAGACGACGGCCACCGCCCTTCGGGCTGCACTGAAGACCACCGCCGACGAAGTCGTCCAGGCGATCATCGACGAGGTTCCTCCCTATGCCCATGCCTTGTCGGGCCGCATGGGCGCCACCATCCGCAGAGCCGTCCGCACCGCCCTGGGGCACTACCTGGACCTTGCGAGCGGGAACGCCACGGGCGGCGACGCCGGGGACGCCGCCTACGAGCTGGGCCGCGGCGAGGTGCGCGACGGCCGTTCGATGGACGCCCTGCTCAGCGCCTACCGCGTCGGCGCCCGGGTCGCCTGGCGATGTCTGGCAGCGGGTGCCGTACCCGCGGGTCTGCCCGCCGCCGAGGTCGCAAAGTTCGCCGAGCTGACCTTCGCCTACATCGACGAGCTCTCCGCCGCGAGCGCCGCGGGCCACGCCGACGAACTGGCCGCCCGGGGCAGAGCCCACGAGCGCCACCTGGAACACTTGGCTCGCGACCTCCTCGCCGGCGCGAGTCCGGACGTCCTGCTGGCCTCGGGCCAACGGGCCAGGTGGCAGCCCCCTGTTTCGCTGACCGCCGTCCTGCTGCCCGCCGCCCAGGCACGGCCCGCCTACCGGACACTCGACCCGAGCACCCTCGTGCTCGACGATCTGCCGAATGCCACCGGTGTGCTCCTCGTCCCCGATGCCGACCGATCACGTCTCCTGCGGCAGCTGACCGATCGCGCCGCCGTGGTCGGCCCGGCCCGGCCATGGACCCACGCGTCCGCCTCGTACGCACGAGCCCTGCGCGCGCGCTCCTTTTCCTCTGACATTCGCGACACCGAGGACCACCTGCCCGACCTGGTGCTCAGCGCCGACGTGGACGCGTTCGCAGACCTGCGCGCCCGAGCCCTCGCACCGTTGCGGACCTTGCCCACCGCAACCGCACGACGGCTGGAGGAGACGTTGCGGGCGTGGCTGCTGCACCAGGGCAGACGGGACGAGGTCGCGGCAGCCTTGTTCGTCCATCCCCAGACGGTTCGATACCGGATGTCGCAGTTGCGGGAGCTGTTTCCCGATCTCGCATCACCACGCCGGGTACTTGAACTGACGCTGGCGGTCGGTCTCCGGGTCAGCTGA
- a CDS encoding fatty acid desaturase family protein: MTAIDPTAHLTAEQIEELGRELDAIRDEVIAGRGEKDAAYIRKVISAQRRLELVSRGVLLFSFFPPAWLLGTAGLSVAKIMENMEIGHNVLHGQWDWMRDPKIHSTAWEWDHVSPSDQWKHSHNELHHTYTNVIGKDNDLGYGIMRVDEDQKWHPFHIGQPLWNFLNACFFEYGIAAYDLELGKNLTKRRRRNPEFRARAKAVGRKIRKQVLKDYVIHPLLSGPSFLTTLAATFTANLVRNLWTHSVIMCGHFPEGVQVFERRSITGETRGQWYLRQMMGSANISGSKAMHFMTGNLSHQIEHHLFPDLPSNRYAEVAVKVRALFEKYELEYVTGPLPKQVFSAWHKVFRLALPNKQPKVGTPDREQDLIAA; encoded by the coding sequence TTGACCGCCATCGACCCCACCGCCCACCTGACTGCGGAGCAGATCGAGGAGCTGGGCCGCGAGCTGGACGCGATCCGTGACGAGGTGATCGCCGGCCGCGGCGAGAAGGACGCCGCCTACATCCGTAAGGTCATCTCGGCGCAGCGCAGGCTCGAACTGGTCAGCAGGGGTGTGCTGCTGTTCTCGTTCTTCCCGCCCGCGTGGCTGCTCGGCACCGCCGGTCTGTCCGTGGCCAAGATCATGGAGAACATGGAGATCGGCCACAACGTCCTGCACGGCCAGTGGGACTGGATGCGTGACCCGAAGATCCACTCCACCGCCTGGGAGTGGGATCACGTCTCGCCGTCCGATCAGTGGAAGCACTCGCACAACGAGCTGCATCACACGTACACCAACGTGATCGGCAAGGACAACGACCTCGGCTACGGCATCATGCGCGTCGACGAAGACCAGAAGTGGCACCCCTTCCACATCGGCCAGCCGCTGTGGAACTTCCTCAATGCCTGCTTCTTCGAGTACGGCATCGCGGCGTACGACCTGGAGCTCGGCAAGAACCTCACCAAGCGCCGCCGCAGGAACCCGGAGTTCCGCGCGCGGGCCAAGGCCGTGGGCCGCAAGATCCGCAAGCAGGTGCTCAAGGACTACGTGATCCACCCACTGCTGTCGGGCCCCTCGTTCCTCACCACACTTGCCGCCACGTTCACCGCGAACCTGGTCCGCAACCTCTGGACCCACTCGGTGATCATGTGCGGGCACTTCCCCGAGGGCGTACAGGTCTTCGAGCGCCGGTCGATCACGGGCGAGACACGCGGCCAGTGGTACCTGCGCCAGATGATGGGCTCGGCGAACATCAGCGGCAGCAAGGCCATGCACTTCATGACCGGCAACCTGTCGCACCAGATCGAGCACCACCTGTTCCCGGACCTGCCGAGCAACCGGTATGCCGAGGTCGCGGTGAAGGTGCGCGCGCTGTTCGAGAAGTACGAGCTGGAGTACGTCACCGGCCCGCTGCCCAAGCAGGTGTTCTCCGCGTGGCACAAGGTCTTCCGGCTCGCACTGCCGAACAAGCAGCCCAAGGTCGGAACGCCGGACCGTGAGCAGGACCTCATCGCGGCCTGA
- a CDS encoding type II toxin-antitoxin system Phd/YefM family antitoxin, whose amino-acid sequence METKTYTTIDLRKGMGEILDRTRIAGEAAAITRKGKTVAYLVPAEWFEEMARRHQSH is encoded by the coding sequence ATGGAGACGAAGACCTACACAACCATCGACTTGCGCAAAGGGATGGGCGAGATCCTGGACCGGACCCGGATCGCCGGTGAGGCCGCCGCCATCACCCGCAAAGGGAAGACGGTCGCCTACCTGGTGCCGGCCGAGTGGTTCGAGGAGATGGCCCGTCGGCACCAGTCGCACTAG
- a CDS encoding methylenetetrahydrofolate reductase, translated as MIDHRDSTALRTLVTNADAESGILLFGITPPRLSTAPERIREITAATLARLDFLDLDGLALYDIDDESDRNPAERPFPYLPTMDPADYHAEFLGEWNRPAVIYRCVGKYPEAELRTWLQMADTDRVLSVFVGAASKDKTVRTRLSEAQALRRDVRPELLLGGVAITERPDEHLRLLAKQEAGCAYFISQVVYNADAVKSMVSDYYYACRERRLTPKPVVFTLSVCGSVKTLTFLKWLGVDVPRWIENSLLHADDTLAESYEHCLANARDLVAFCRRLGMPFGFLVESVSIRKVEIDASVALAGEVSGLLGRGRPSV; from the coding sequence ATGATCGACCACAGAGACAGCACGGCTCTCCGGACGCTGGTGACCAACGCCGACGCCGAGAGCGGCATCCTGCTGTTCGGCATCACGCCGCCGCGTCTGAGCACCGCTCCCGAGCGGATACGGGAGATCACCGCGGCCACGTTGGCACGGTTGGACTTCCTCGACCTGGACGGGCTGGCGCTCTACGACATCGACGACGAGAGCGACCGCAATCCTGCGGAGCGGCCGTTTCCATACCTGCCGACCATGGACCCCGCCGACTACCACGCGGAATTCCTCGGCGAGTGGAACCGCCCTGCGGTTATCTACCGGTGCGTCGGCAAGTACCCCGAGGCGGAGCTGCGGACTTGGCTGCAGATGGCCGACACTGACCGAGTGCTCAGCGTCTTCGTCGGTGCGGCCTCGAAAGACAAGACGGTGCGGACCCGCCTGTCCGAGGCGCAGGCCCTGCGCCGCGACGTCCGCCCGGAGCTGCTGCTCGGCGGCGTCGCCATCACCGAGCGGCCCGACGAGCATCTGCGGCTGCTCGCCAAGCAGGAGGCGGGATGCGCGTACTTCATCTCGCAGGTCGTCTACAACGCCGACGCGGTGAAGAGCATGGTCTCCGACTACTACTACGCCTGCCGCGAGCGGCGGCTCACACCCAAGCCCGTCGTGTTCACGCTCTCGGTATGCGGCTCTGTGAAGACGCTGACGTTCCTCAAATGGCTCGGAGTCGACGTGCCACGCTGGATTGAGAACTCGCTGCTCCACGCCGACGACACCCTGGCCGAGTCGTACGAGCACTGCTTGGCCAACGCCCGTGACCTGGTCGCCTTCTGCCGCAGGCTCGGCATGCCGTTCGGCTTCCTCGTGGAGAGCGTATCGATCCGCAAAGTCGAGATCGATGCCTCGGTCGCCCTCGCCGGCGAGGTGAGCGGACTGCTCGGGCGCGGTCGACCATCCGTATGA
- a CDS encoding DNA-binding protein, with the protein MSERIETVVLDSEGLSAWIAQDRKLLAMLQVFHDMGADLVIGANTIVEVTHARTNMPRLNWALSRIKVEPVTEQAAKAAAELLKGAGLHGHKYAIDATVAEVALRQPKPVALLTSDSNDMTKLCGSQVRIIPL; encoded by the coding sequence GTGAGCGAGCGCATCGAAACCGTCGTCCTGGACTCGGAAGGACTGTCCGCCTGGATCGCGCAGGACCGCAAGCTCCTCGCCATGCTGCAGGTCTTCCACGACATGGGAGCCGACCTGGTGATCGGGGCGAACACCATCGTGGAAGTAACCCACGCCCGCACCAACATGCCGCGCCTGAACTGGGCCCTGTCCCGCATCAAGGTGGAGCCGGTCACCGAGCAGGCGGCGAAAGCGGCGGCTGAGCTCCTCAAAGGCGCCGGACTGCACGGGCACAAGTACGCCATCGACGCCACGGTCGCCGAGGTCGCACTCCGCCAGCCGAAACCCGTCGCCCTGCTGACCTCCGACAGCAACGACATGACCAAGCTCTGCGGCAGCCAGGTTCGCATCATCCCTCTCTGA
- a CDS encoding ATP-binding protein, with product MSLPEPEREAEAAAAIGFDLSECVREPIHRLGMIQSHGTLLAVEADTGTVDTAALNTLFLLGIAAEELVGGPITRVLSPEHWAEALQVCAQHDAASLVLPVSIDVAGAPRMFDVTAHRHGPLVVLECESRAVAAPCFSHFYQGVRRALTRLRSSTTAVECCQAAAREIRALTGFDRVVAYRFDGENGPGEVVAEDITEGCEPWLGLWFPASDIPTQARRLYRDNWIRVIADVDDSSVGLHPPVRADSGLPLDLSNSVLRTVSGFHLEYLRNIGVKSSMSVSVLREGELWGLIACHGYAAVTIPPEMRAACEFFGVAFSLQLAVIEEREQAEALTASRERLERIISRVTSDLDDSLLAGDDALRDLLHADGAVLCRGGHSTISGMSVPPALLEALQARAAGPAPGTVWSTDRLSEESDMPDDLVEDGPAGALMVTLSRSGDYLAWFREARPTARQWATDPSRPVRVGPRGERLTPRGSGAVFRAVVHGQCLPWTPTDRATAQELWRTLTGLVLRHEAELAALNEQLRITNSDLDSFAHVAAHDLKEPLRGISNAATFVLEDAAAALDETTVRRLHSMQRLAGRMDDLLDSLLHFARLGRGGIHRTRVPLDRVLDSALDVAGERLAEAHVRVIRHDLPEVYADESRLYEVLVNLLVNAAKYAADQGDRTVEVLVDTLRPPAGGPPQQTVVVRDNGIGIPPGRQQEVFELFRRLHGQGERGGGTGVGLAIVRRIVERHGGELWLDSEPGRGTTLFFTLGQEGG from the coding sequence ATGTCCCTACCGGAACCGGAACGCGAGGCCGAAGCGGCGGCGGCCATCGGCTTCGACCTCAGCGAATGTGTCCGGGAGCCCATTCACCGGCTGGGCATGATCCAGTCGCACGGCACCCTGCTCGCGGTGGAGGCGGATACCGGCACCGTGGACACTGCGGCACTGAACACGCTTTTCCTGCTGGGGATTGCTGCCGAGGAGTTGGTCGGAGGGCCCATCACGCGGGTGCTGTCCCCCGAGCACTGGGCAGAGGCGCTCCAGGTCTGCGCTCAGCACGATGCGGCAAGCCTGGTTCTCCCCGTCTCCATCGATGTCGCGGGCGCCCCCCGAATGTTCGACGTGACCGCGCACCGGCACGGGCCTCTGGTCGTTCTGGAGTGTGAGTCGCGCGCCGTTGCGGCGCCGTGCTTCTCGCACTTCTACCAGGGGGTCCGGCGAGCTCTGACGCGGCTGCGGTCCTCGACGACAGCAGTCGAATGCTGCCAGGCGGCCGCTCGTGAGATCCGGGCGCTGACGGGCTTCGACCGCGTGGTCGCCTACCGCTTCGACGGGGAGAACGGGCCAGGAGAGGTGGTCGCCGAGGACATCACCGAGGGCTGCGAGCCCTGGCTCGGACTCTGGTTCCCCGCCAGCGACATCCCGACCCAGGCGAGGCGGCTCTACCGGGACAACTGGATCCGGGTCATCGCCGACGTGGACGACTCCAGCGTGGGTCTGCACCCTCCCGTCCGGGCCGATTCGGGCCTGCCGCTGGACCTGTCGAACTCCGTGCTGCGCACGGTGTCCGGCTTCCACCTGGAGTACCTGCGGAACATCGGTGTGAAGTCGTCGATGTCGGTGAGCGTCCTCCGGGAAGGCGAGCTCTGGGGGCTGATCGCCTGCCACGGCTACGCCGCCGTCACCATCCCCCCGGAAATGCGGGCGGCGTGTGAGTTCTTCGGCGTGGCCTTCTCCCTCCAACTCGCGGTCATCGAGGAACGGGAGCAGGCCGAGGCGCTCACCGCATCCCGGGAGCGCCTTGAACGGATCATCTCCCGGGTCACGTCGGACCTGGACGACTCACTCCTGGCAGGTGACGACGCCCTCAGAGATCTGCTGCACGCCGACGGCGCGGTGCTCTGCCGCGGTGGCCACAGCACCATCAGCGGGATGAGCGTTCCCCCCGCCCTGCTGGAGGCCCTTCAGGCACGTGCGGCAGGGCCGGCACCCGGCACGGTCTGGAGTACGGACCGCCTGTCGGAGGAGTCGGATATGCCGGACGACCTGGTGGAAGACGGCCCGGCAGGGGCCCTGATGGTGACGCTGAGCCGCTCGGGCGACTACCTCGCCTGGTTCCGCGAGGCCCGTCCGACCGCCCGCCAATGGGCCACCGACCCCTCCAGGCCCGTCCGGGTCGGACCACGGGGCGAACGGCTCACCCCTCGCGGCTCAGGTGCCGTATTCCGCGCGGTGGTACACGGACAGTGCCTGCCCTGGACGCCCACCGACCGTGCCACCGCACAGGAGCTCTGGCGCACGCTGACAGGACTCGTACTCCGGCACGAGGCGGAGCTGGCTGCGTTGAACGAACAGTTGCGCATCACCAACTCCGACCTCGACTCATTCGCTCACGTGGCAGCTCACGACCTGAAGGAACCACTACGAGGCATCTCCAACGCCGCGACCTTCGTCCTCGAGGACGCCGCAGCGGCGCTCGACGAGACCACCGTCCGCCGACTGCACAGCATGCAGCGACTGGCCGGCCGGATGGACGACCTGCTCGACTCGCTGCTGCACTTCGCCCGACTGGGCCGAGGCGGTATTCACCGCACCCGTGTCCCACTGGACCGGGTCCTGGACTCCGCGCTCGACGTGGCCGGTGAACGCCTGGCCGAAGCCCACGTGCGGGTCATCAGACATGACCTGCCCGAGGTGTACGCCGATGAGAGCCGGCTCTACGAAGTGCTGGTCAACCTTCTGGTGAATGCGGCCAAGTACGCCGCTGACCAGGGTGACCGCACGGTCGAGGTCCTGGTCGACACGCTCCGCCCACCGGCCGGCGGGCCTCCGCAGCAGACCGTCGTGGTCCGGGACAACGGCATCGGCATCCCGCCCGGCCGGCAGCAAGAGGTCTTCGAGCTCTTCCGCAGACTGCACGGGCAGGGCGAGCGCGGGGGCGGCACCGGCGTGGGGCTCGCCATCGTCAGGCGGATCGTCGAGCGCCACGGCGGCGAGCTGTGGCTCGACAGCGAACCAGGCCGTGGGACGACGCTCTTCTTCACCCTGGGTCAGGAGGGAGGCTGA
- a CDS encoding PP2C family protein-serine/threonine phosphatase, protein MTGLADSLYDMLLRMPGVLAVVGTRWSGGLLHYLRSVTVAEPTPSLVEIEWNYGESGAAGAPDGDPAVTVHEVSELDGALPHVQVLAAAGTRSLAECAVPLGQGGWASFMVGTADRDTIDVTLRTRLKQVAEVAMVADGRITARRADEVRQVSDAFLAEASLQMDSSLDVESTVQRVARTAVPAVAEGCVLHLCLPEGLKSVSFAHVDAGDQQWLGKVAAEDAWLTEALRQVLGSGQALALTGDGLRGGPFGPASSGAGRAVRAISVNPLKARGRVLGTLTFLYHRAVVAEGASQFLADLADRAALAIDSSTLYEQRRRHVVSLQRHLLPRELPLIPGITLSSAYEVGDVSLDVGGDFYDAVPGPQGGVTLLLGDVCGRGAAAAALTGLARHTLRTLLEDGSTPEHALERLNQALVRESTSRFVTALVAVLVPDGEGFRARYWSAGHPAPLMRRADGIVEELVAHGDLLGVLEDIEYGSGSVRLAPGDALVMFTDGVTEARAADGMFFESRLRDEVARQGAGGAQGFAERLAKAVVEFRATGADDIAVLVARAESTG, encoded by the coding sequence GTGACGGGGCTGGCCGACTCTCTCTACGACATGCTGCTCCGCATGCCCGGCGTACTGGCCGTCGTGGGTACTCGCTGGAGCGGCGGGCTGCTGCACTATCTGCGTAGTGTCACCGTGGCGGAGCCGACGCCATCGCTCGTGGAGATCGAATGGAATTACGGCGAATCCGGGGCCGCCGGGGCCCCGGACGGTGATCCGGCTGTCACGGTCCACGAAGTGTCGGAGCTCGACGGCGCCCTGCCGCATGTCCAGGTGCTGGCAGCAGCCGGCACGCGGAGTCTGGCCGAGTGTGCCGTGCCGCTGGGGCAGGGCGGCTGGGCCTCGTTCATGGTCGGTACCGCGGACAGAGACACCATCGATGTGACGCTGCGGACCCGGTTGAAGCAGGTGGCCGAGGTGGCCATGGTCGCGGACGGGCGCATCACGGCGCGGCGCGCCGACGAGGTGCGTCAGGTGAGTGACGCCTTTCTGGCGGAGGCGTCGTTGCAGATGGATTCGAGCCTTGATGTGGAAAGCACCGTGCAGCGGGTGGCTCGTACGGCCGTTCCCGCCGTCGCCGAGGGGTGCGTTCTGCATCTTTGTCTCCCCGAAGGACTGAAATCCGTGTCCTTCGCGCACGTGGACGCCGGTGACCAGCAGTGGCTCGGCAAGGTTGCTGCCGAGGATGCCTGGCTGACGGAGGCGCTGCGGCAGGTACTCGGCAGCGGGCAGGCACTGGCGCTGACGGGTGACGGGCTGCGAGGGGGGCCCTTCGGGCCTGCCTCGTCCGGGGCGGGCCGTGCCGTGCGGGCGATCAGTGTGAACCCGCTCAAGGCCCGGGGCCGGGTCCTGGGCACCCTGACGTTTCTCTACCATCGGGCGGTCGTGGCCGAGGGGGCCTCACAGTTCCTTGCGGATCTGGCCGACCGGGCGGCGCTGGCCATCGACAGCAGCACCCTGTACGAACAGCGGCGCCGCCACGTGGTCTCTCTCCAGCGGCATCTGCTCCCGAGAGAGCTGCCGCTGATTCCGGGAATCACGCTGAGTTCCGCGTACGAAGTGGGTGACGTCTCGCTCGACGTGGGCGGTGACTTCTACGACGCCGTCCCGGGGCCGCAGGGTGGTGTGACCCTCCTCCTCGGTGACGTCTGCGGTCGCGGGGCGGCGGCGGCGGCGCTGACAGGCCTGGCCCGCCACACCCTGCGCACCCTTCTCGAGGACGGCAGTACGCCCGAGCACGCGCTGGAACGGCTGAATCAGGCCCTGGTCAGGGAGAGCACGTCCCGCTTCGTGACGGCGCTCGTAGCCGTACTGGTACCGGACGGAGAGGGGTTTCGCGCGCGCTACTGGAGTGCCGGGCATCCCGCGCCTCTGATGCGGCGTGCGGACGGCATCGTGGAGGAACTCGTCGCCCACGGAGATCTGCTGGGCGTGCTGGAGGACATCGAGTACGGATCCGGGTCGGTGCGCCTGGCCCCGGGGGACGCGCTGGTGATGTTCACCGACGGAGTGACCGAGGCGAGAGCGGCCGACGGGATGTTCTTCGAATCCCGTCTGCGGGACGAGGTCGCGCGGCAGGGTGCCGGTGGGGCCCAGGGATTCGCCGAGCGGCTGGCAAAGGCCGTTGTGGAATTCCGGGCGACGGGTGCCGATGACATCGCCGTGCTCGTCGCACGGGCGGAGTCCACCGGATGA
- a CDS encoding SDR family NAD(P)-dependent oxidoreductase: MGQRRVVVSGGGTGIGRAVAEVFAADGDHVVLIGRREGPLEKAAGELDAAHGAGAASWVAADLSDPGQARRAVEFCTAGGTQVDVVVANAGGNVAPAHDGTLEGVADSFRRNFEANVLTAVLLTEGLLPHLTRPGGRIIQMSSIAALRGPGSYGGSKATVNTYTVDLAQQLGPQGITVNAVAPGFVVDTEFFGDRATPEFVAARTEQSLTGQAGRPSDIAAAVHYVASPEAAYMTGQIMHVNGGAALGR; the protein is encoded by the coding sequence GTGGGGCAGCGCAGGGTCGTGGTGTCGGGTGGCGGTACGGGGATCGGGCGGGCGGTGGCCGAGGTCTTCGCGGCGGACGGCGACCACGTCGTCCTCATCGGGCGGCGCGAGGGGCCACTGGAGAAGGCCGCCGGGGAGCTCGACGCCGCGCATGGTGCGGGAGCGGCCTCCTGGGTCGCCGCCGATCTGAGCGATCCCGGCCAGGCCCGCAGAGCCGTGGAGTTCTGCACCGCGGGCGGCACGCAGGTCGACGTGGTCGTCGCCAACGCCGGCGGCAACGTCGCACCGGCCCACGACGGCACCCTCGAAGGCGTCGCGGACAGCTTCCGCCGCAACTTCGAGGCCAACGTGCTCACCGCCGTGCTGCTCACCGAAGGGTTGCTGCCGCACCTCACCCGGCCCGGCGGCCGGATCATCCAGATGTCGTCCATCGCCGCGCTGCGCGGCCCCGGTTCGTACGGCGGCTCCAAGGCCACCGTCAACACCTACACCGTCGACCTGGCGCAGCAGCTCGGCCCGCAGGGCATCACCGTCAACGCGGTCGCCCCAGGCTTCGTCGTCGACACCGAGTTCTTCGGCGACCGGGCCACGCCCGAGTTCGTCGCCGCCCGGACCGAGCAGTCGCTGACGGGCCAGGCGGGCCGGCCCTCGGACATCGCCGCCGCGGTGCACTATGTGGCGTCACCTGAAGCGGCGTACATGACGGGGCAGATCATGCATGTGAACGGGGGAGCAGCGCTCGGGCGATGA
- a CDS encoding ferredoxin reductase, protein MTSGALRSRAWKLLEMVTTPLLPSDYLDLVSPLRAGGDLCGRIEAVHSETDDAASVVIRPGRGWRGHTAGQYVRIGVDVDGVRLWRAYSITSPANRRDGRVTITVKAIPDGKVSNHLVRRAEPGTLIQLDQPTGDFVLPRAKPAKVLYLTAGSGITPVMGMLRDIELDDVVMVHCAPQPQDVIFRKELHSLVADKKLRLTEVHTETDGKLDIARLQELVPDWAERETWACGPAGLLDAAEEHWREHGVHERLHTERFRPGIVVAGDGGEVTFSATGKTVDADGATPLLDIGEEAGVLMPSGCRMGICFGCVTPLKAGAVRDLRTGEITEAEPGVLIQTCVSAAAGPCDIER, encoded by the coding sequence ATGACGAGTGGAGCCCTCCGCAGTAGGGCGTGGAAACTGCTGGAGATGGTCACGACGCCGCTGCTGCCGTCGGACTACCTCGACCTGGTCAGCCCGCTGCGTGCGGGCGGTGACCTGTGTGGGCGCATCGAGGCCGTGCACTCCGAGACGGATGACGCCGCGAGTGTCGTGATCAGGCCGGGGCGGGGCTGGCGCGGCCACACGGCGGGCCAGTACGTGAGGATCGGGGTCGACGTCGACGGAGTGCGCTTGTGGCGTGCCTACTCCATCACCTCGCCGGCCAACCGCCGGGACGGCCGTGTCACGATCACCGTGAAGGCGATCCCGGACGGCAAGGTCAGCAACCACCTGGTCCGCAGGGCTGAACCGGGCACGCTGATCCAGCTCGACCAGCCGACCGGTGACTTCGTCCTGCCGCGGGCCAAGCCCGCCAAGGTGCTCTACCTGACGGCCGGCAGCGGCATCACGCCCGTGATGGGCATGCTGCGCGATATCGAACTCGACGACGTCGTCATGGTCCACTGCGCGCCACAGCCTCAGGACGTGATCTTCCGCAAGGAACTGCACAGCCTGGTCGCGGACAAGAAGCTTCGGCTCACCGAGGTGCACACCGAGACGGACGGCAAGCTCGACATCGCCCGTCTCCAAGAGCTCGTGCCCGACTGGGCCGAGCGCGAGACCTGGGCGTGCGGGCCCGCAGGTCTGCTCGACGCCGCCGAGGAGCACTGGAGAGAGCACGGCGTCCATGAGCGCCTGCACACCGAACGCTTCCGCCCCGGCATCGTCGTCGCCGGCGACGGCGGCGAGGTCACGTTCAGCGCCACCGGCAAGACCGTCGACGCGGACGGCGCCACGCCGTTGCTCGACATCGGTGAGGAGGCCGGTGTGCTCATGCCCTCCGGGTGCCGCATGGGCATCTGCTTCGGCTGCGTCACTCCGCTCAAGGCCGGCGCTGTCCGCGACCTGCGTACCGGCGAGATCACCGAGGCCGAGCCCGGCGTCCTCATCCAGACCTGTGTGTCCGCCGCGGCGGGCCCCTGCGACATCGAACGGTAG
- a CDS encoding type II toxin-antitoxin system CcdA family antitoxin, translating into MSSTTRITVTLPSDQVAELRKLTDNVSGYVAEAVARQIRHQLLGDDLRRHEEEHGGFSDEELSEAHAKIFGATGSSKDADAA; encoded by the coding sequence ATGTCCTCAACGACTCGCATCACCGTCACGCTCCCCAGCGACCAGGTGGCGGAGCTCCGCAAGCTCACGGACAACGTCTCCGGCTATGTGGCGGAGGCCGTGGCTCGCCAGATCCGGCACCAGCTTCTGGGTGACGACCTCCGTCGGCACGAGGAAGAGCATGGAGGCTTCAGCGACGAGGAGCTCTCCGAGGCCCACGCGAAGATCTTCGGCGCCACCGGCTCCTCCAAGGACGCGGACGCCGCGTGA
- a CDS encoding response regulator: MSGAAGDQRIDHDLVWVVEDSAEDAEAIARALRRTHPDLTLYFTDRGTGFVERLLEAPRRPGLVLLDLKLPGPSGAEVLRSIRSRPELDGVAVAAFTSSTGPDEVDTTYAAGADSYIYKPVNFELFSAVLKGAVDYWQRKAKGGEEGPSAQPPS; the protein is encoded by the coding sequence ATGAGCGGGGCCGCCGGGGACCAGAGGATCGATCACGACCTCGTCTGGGTGGTCGAGGATTCGGCGGAGGACGCCGAGGCCATCGCGCGGGCGCTCCGTCGCACCCATCCGGATCTGACGCTGTACTTCACCGACCGGGGGACGGGATTCGTCGAGCGGTTGCTGGAAGCTCCCCGCCGGCCGGGGCTCGTCCTTCTGGACCTGAAGCTGCCCGGTCCCAGCGGAGCCGAAGTGCTGCGGTCGATCAGGTCCCGGCCGGAACTGGACGGCGTGGCCGTAGCCGCCTTCACCTCGTCCACCGGGCCGGACGAGGTGGACACGACCTATGCGGCAGGCGCCGACAGCTACATCTACAAGCCCGTCAACTTCGAACTCTTCAGCGCGGTACTGAAGGGGGCTGTCGACTACTGGCAGAGAAAGGCGAAAGGTGGGGAGGAGGGCCCTTCCGCTCAGCCTCCCTCCTGA
- a CDS encoding transcriptional regulator: protein MASQPSLSDLRRAKFARRLPTALSELVGPEHGTVRLPLHLAWSGLTMFDLDQPRLRMSYYRIVLAEGQHDDLVRYLNRGLLVSLWPTLRTLISRDVREVWEHSFDELAHNAQAAA from the coding sequence ATGGCATCGCAGCCCAGCCTTTCCGATCTCCGTCGCGCCAAGTTCGCCCGGCGCCTGCCCACAGCGCTCTCCGAGCTTGTCGGCCCCGAGCACGGCACGGTGCGCCTGCCACTTCACCTGGCATGGTCGGGGCTGACCATGTTCGACCTCGACCAGCCACGGCTGCGGATGAGCTATTACCGCATCGTGTTGGCCGAGGGCCAGCATGACGACCTGGTCCGGTACCTCAACCGGGGCCTCCTCGTCAGCTTGTGGCCCACACTGCGCACACTGATCAGTCGTGATGTCCGTGAAGTCTGGGAACACTCCTTCGACGAGCTGGCTCACAACGCCCAGGCTGCTGCGTGA